In Halogeometricum sp. S1BR25-6, a single genomic region encodes these proteins:
- a CDS encoding LVIVD repeat-containing protein yields MRRRDFLRTGALAGATALLPAAATPTAVHPGPYQPYGHVDVPGTKEAVTSPDGNVAYLATSTGYATVDVSVPDRPELLADVREPLADHESGPLRGIYDVKLDATDSETLVVVGPANPLPGAVAGVLVVDVTDPAAPERVAFHETDYPIHNCFARDGLAYLTKNDGETNALVILDLDSGETLSEWTLTDVDGAWADVRNGRRSVHDVYVRGDAAYLAHWDAGTWILDVSDPAAPERVGGVAVPDPTELAASTAENGRGGILPPGNHHYVATDESGTLLAVGRESWARRVGGGDGSEESESRLVGGPSGIDLWDVSDPAAPEKLSTIDPPPSPDPTYGGVWTTAHNFELADGRLYSSWYRGGVKRHDVSDPRNPEQLSRWRMPDEASFWTARLAKPGAQEGFFVGASRGVGDVPGRLYTFPDHAGQQASAPSLAPERASETESLVVTGTETETSSDGRAAETDDGASASAPGFGAGAAAGALGLAAWRLRRRVRRE; encoded by the coding sequence ATGCGCCGCCGCGACTTCCTCCGCACCGGGGCGCTCGCCGGTGCGACCGCCCTCCTCCCCGCCGCCGCGACGCCGACGGCCGTCCATCCCGGCCCGTACCAACCGTACGGCCACGTCGACGTTCCGGGGACGAAGGAGGCCGTCACTTCGCCGGACGGGAACGTCGCCTACCTCGCCACCAGCACCGGGTACGCGACGGTCGACGTCTCCGTTCCCGACCGCCCGGAACTCCTCGCCGACGTGCGCGAACCCCTCGCGGACCACGAGTCCGGACCCCTCCGCGGAATCTACGACGTGAAACTCGACGCGACGGACTCCGAGACGCTGGTCGTCGTCGGCCCGGCGAACCCCCTCCCCGGCGCCGTCGCGGGCGTCCTCGTCGTCGACGTTACCGACCCCGCCGCGCCCGAACGCGTCGCCTTCCACGAGACCGACTATCCGATTCACAACTGCTTCGCGCGCGACGGCCTGGCGTACCTGACGAAGAACGACGGCGAGACGAACGCCCTCGTGATACTCGACCTCGACTCCGGCGAGACGCTCTCGGAGTGGACGCTCACGGACGTCGACGGCGCGTGGGCGGACGTGCGCAACGGGCGTCGGTCCGTCCACGACGTGTACGTCCGCGGGGACGCCGCCTACCTCGCCCACTGGGACGCGGGCACGTGGATTCTGGACGTGTCGGACCCGGCCGCCCCCGAACGCGTCGGCGGCGTCGCGGTTCCCGACCCGACCGAACTCGCGGCCTCGACAGCCGAGAACGGGCGCGGAGGTATCCTCCCGCCCGGCAACCACCACTACGTCGCCACCGACGAATCGGGGACGCTCCTCGCCGTCGGGAGGGAGTCGTGGGCGCGACGCGTCGGCGGGGGCGACGGGAGCGAAGAGTCCGAGTCGCGCCTCGTCGGCGGCCCCTCCGGCATCGACCTCTGGGACGTGTCGGACCCCGCCGCGCCGGAGAAGCTATCGACCATCGACCCGCCGCCGTCACCGGACCCGACGTACGGCGGCGTCTGGACCACCGCGCACAACTTCGAGCTCGCCGACGGCCGCCTGTACTCCTCGTGGTACCGCGGCGGCGTCAAGCGCCACGACGTCTCGGACCCGCGGAACCCCGAACAACTGTCGCGGTGGCGGATGCCCGACGAAGCGTCGTTCTGGACCGCCCGCCTCGCGAAACCCGGCGCGCAGGAGGGTTTTTTCGTCGGGGCGAGTCGCGGCGTCGGCGACGTGCCGGGCCGCCTGTACACGTTCCCCGACCACGCGGGCCAACAGGCCTCGGCGCCGTCGCTCGCCCCCGAGAGAGCGAGCGAGACGGAGTCGCTCGTGGTGACGGGGACGGAGACAGAGACGTCGTCAGACGGACGCGCCGCAGAGACGGACGACGGCGCGTCGGCGTCCGCACCCGGATTCGGCGCGGGGGCCGCCGCGGGTGCACTCGGCCTCGCCGCGTGGCGACTCCGCCGGCGCGTCCGGCGGGAGTGA